TGGAATTTCTTTTTGTTCCGCGGGGATTGCAACCATGAAATACAAAGTTTGCAATTCCTTAAAAAGGAATAGAGACTTATAAAAACACACATCAATCACTCACGACTAACACATGCAGAGAAATTAATAAAATGGAATATAAATGCAAATATATATACAATTTTAAATTTAGAAAGCATGCAACTTATTGTAGCTATTCACTCTTAAGATTGGGATTgagaaaggaaacaaaaatgaaaacatgGAAAAACAAGAGATCAAAACTAAAAACGAATTAGGGTATAAATAAGAAAacgaaaataataataaaaaaaatggacgACCAAGGATTCAAACTTGCAACCTCAACAAGTGTACTATGTACAACCACCAGACCAATTGCTTCATACCGGTGTTGCTCGTTTGTTACGCTATTCCTCCTCTCTTTCTGTatccattcttttttttaaggccTCACTTTTTGTATCCATTGCAACTagacaacatttttttttcgaaaaggagggagttTCCCGTCCTCTGCATCATTTGATGCAACCGGACAACATGAATCTTAATGTCGTCTAATCCCATAGTCCAGATCATCGACcgataaataattatttctcgGATAAATGACCGAGGAATAACAAATGCATGGGTTCATGGCCGGATCGTTTTGTCTCGGGAAGAAGCATAGGCGATGAAAACGGATGAAGGCGTTGTTTTCTCAACAATCCGATCGAGCTCGCGCGCTCGATGAAGATGGATGGGTTACCCGTGCGCGTTTGTTTTAGTACTgaaatatactactccctccgatcggtattatttgtctcaaatttgcccaaatacgaatgtatctatgtgtaaaaaacgtttagatacatgtaatattttcacaagtaattccggcctgAGGGAGTAGTACCAAAATGTCAACTGATCAAGCAACAGTAGTTGCGGGAAAAATGCACGCCGGCCATAATCCTACGAGAAACTCAATgcgcacggcggcgccgatcCGTTACTCACGCATACAGGCTCATAGTAGAGCTGAAAACACGCAACTGCATGCACAGGCCTTCTACTCACGTTCACTAACTAACCCTCCTACATGCAAGCACACACGACTCCATCCCCAACACAGCGATACCATTTTAACATCTTCTTCTAtcatgtcaaaaaaaaacatcttcttcttctaaccTCCCTTTTTTTGCCGTCCTACGGGGGATAGAGCAGAGCGAGGGAGATGAACAATAatggcaggaggaggaaccttCTTCCCCTGATTCCCTGCGCTGCATCTTATCATCATTAATTCGTCCTTGTGATCGGTGGACTGATCGACTCATCGGGAGGGGTAGGGAGCCTCAGCCCGCTCGTCGTCGCGTTCCTTGTTTGATCGCGTTGCTCTTGAATCATCAGACAGAATAAATTAGGTTCGTCTTCTGTTTCTCATCAATGCTTTCTCACTGCAAATCTTTCTGTAAGAATATCGATCCGCCTGCCGTTTCCTAAGCCATCAACGTTTCTCGTACGTACTCCCCAATTCCCTGTGtgatgattttgatttttctttctctctctgcaTTTAGGTATGTTTTCTCCGTCATCTGAATGTCTCTTCTAATGATATGATTGTCCTATTGTGTACGTATCGTCATGTCAATCCGTTCCTGAATTTTTGTTTACCGTTTTGGGAATTGCGGAAACGGACTTAGATAGTTCGAAGTCACAACGTGGCGTCCTAGCATCGTTATCGATTTTTTGTCAGTTTGATGTAAGTTGGTTATTAtcccaacaaaaaaacaaaatcttgaaTGAGATTGCCTCATCTGCATTGCCGTTCTAATTAAGAAACCCGACAATTTATATTGCCCCGATCCATATGTCAAAATGGGTTTTGGACGTTTACGTTGTCAAATTTCTCATTTCTAATCTCCGTTTTGCATGGTTCCTTGAGCTCCATCCGTGGGTTCTCATCTCATACAACTCTCAAGATAAGATGATATAAGGATCCCTTCTTAACCTCGCTCGACTTTGATCAGGAAGATTAAGACATCTTATCTCAAACTAGTGCTCTGTTCTTATATACGGTGATATTTTTGGCTCATCAGGGGTGCGTTCTTGATAGTTTCCTAgtatctgtttttttttctgtccgtGAATGAGTGTTTTGCCAGAGAATTTCCGTATCTGTCTTTTGATCCCGAATTCTCCATGCATTAAGAAACAATGTGGAATACCAAATATGACCATATGGGAAGAGGTGAACTGGTTTCTGGGggcacctcctcccgggatGACCAGGAAGTTTGAAAATAACATCTCAATGTGTCAAATACTGTTGAATTTTTAAAATGTACATATTATGGCTGTAAATTTGCATGAACAAAATAACATTTTTGCACTCTCGAAAAACAAAAGTCACCGCTCTAAAACAATAATGTTTTAAGCACTACAGACTTGCCGCCCTGCATAGGAGCCGTGGCCTCTTCTCTCTAGCAGTGTTAGGAGATTGGCCCGTTCACCAGAGCGGATTTCCCATTGGTTGCATCAAGTTTGTGTGTTTttaattacttcctccgttccataattctggTCTCATAATTCTCGTCTCAAAATTGATAaaagtggatgtatctatttttaaaaatgtttagatacatgtaatatttcgacaataattatggaacggagtgagtagctGTATTCCCGGCACCGTTGGTAAGGGTTGGGTGCTTGTCTCTGGCCGGTTTGTATCTGTTATCAAGTGACTTGGCCTTGGGAGTATCGGTATTCTCCGGATTTAATTCCACGAATTAACTGAGCAAGCACCTCCTTAATGGATGAACATGCAAAGCTTTTGTATCggttaaaaagagaaatatagAATGGTAGCTTAACCGAACTAGGCGCGTTCTACGTTACAGTTACTTCTTTGTTACCTGAGACATGGATCAATTTGCATATAAAGTACTCCctttgttcctaaatacttgtcgcggttttagtgcaaacttgtacTAAAATAGCGataagtatttaggaacgaagaAAGTATGTGACACAGTATGTGTcaattaatatatatttttctgaacTGAGCTATCGGTCTGTTAAAGCTCTTTAAATTTTGCTGTTTAAAAGGAGAGAACACTTGATACATGCATACTATAATGCTAGTTTTCATGGAACTTCCTACTTATCTTGAATTCGCTCTTATTTGGTAAGAGTGTATTTTTAGCCCCCAGTGGATTAGGTGTTTACCCAATAATTTCAAATCTCATTCCACCCAAAACACAAGTATGATAGAGTGTTTTTAATTGACACAAAAATGAGATGTTTTCTATGGGATATCTCCAGATTGTCCCCTGTAATTTGGCCTACTAAATGGCTCATTCGAGATATTTAGTGTTTCTGAATTTACAGAGGATAATACTCTACAAACCCTTTGAACACTCGTCTACCCTTAGTGTTGAGTTAAAAAACTGATCACAAAGTAAATTTAGTTGTCGTCTTCTAACTTTTATACCAAACCTGATTAAATGCATGCAGACAAAAATAGCTAGTTCCAGGCGCcatgaagttttttttttagggaaagcgCCATGAAGTCCATTCATGATTTGATTATGCGTTGCACACTTGCATATTTATCTATCTAGAGTAGAATACGGATGTATAGGACATTTCTTGGTCGGGGGAAGACCAAAAGCAATTTCTGTACACCCAACTTGGTATGGTATACACACCATAGTCCATATATATGCGGGCGCTTGGGCTTGTCGAGATGGCCGGCCAAACAAATTACCCCATTGGTGCTGGGCACTCTTTTGTCTTTTTCGCATAGGGAAGGAAAGCATGCTCGGCACTATGCCTCATCAAATAATCAGTTGGGGTGACTGCGAGCCTTGGAAATGCACGTGTACTATATATGCCTCTGTATGGTAGCTGGGATGGAGACATGAATTAGGCACGTGAAAGTTAACACTCAAAAATCgggaaaatgaaataatactaGTAATACCTTCCTAGCTAGGCCGAAATTAATCGATTGGCAAGTTGGCTGGACTGTGATACGCAAAAGCTTCCTCCTATTTCGCTATGTAGCTAGTACTATCTTCCTACTTTACAAATTATCTTGCATTCCCGACAAAAATTCTTCACGTCTTTGAGGCGTACCTGCTGAAGCTAGCGGGCAACATCATGCATTAGGGGTGGTGGGCATAATTCAAGGGAGTTGGTTAGGTATTTCATTGCTCACCGATATAAATGCTTCGGCCATTCGAAATGCATGCGTCAACTAAACGGTTAAAAGTGCATATGAGGCCTGACTCCTGAGGTAATTATCGGTAAATCAATCTTTCACATACTCCGGAGTAGAAGATTACGCGTGCTTAGCGTTGTTTGTGAAATTTGGCGGCAAACCCAGTGAGAACCAAATGGTTTTGACTTGGAAAACATTGGTTGCAATCCAGCCGAATCCTATATCATTTTTGAAATGAGTGACGACTGACGAGTACATAGATAAACAAGGACCGACAAAACGCGGTTAGAGTCATCCCGGGTCAACAAGATTAATAGCCCATGCATAGTAGGAGTACATTACACAAGGACGCACGACTGTATGTACGCATGACAAGACGACTGATAATTGTCCGTATGTGCAGATTATAATACTTTTTTTGCCAGTATATATTATAGATGGACAAtctcgattttttttaaaatattataGATGGACGAGGCAGTCATCGCAAGCTAGCCAGGCAGGCAAGCAAGCAGCTGTCAGTCGCACGTGAAGCCAGCATACCTTTTGTTTCATTCCTTTTCGTGGGTTTAGTTTTTTTCGTTGAGATCGATTTAATTGGTACAGAAAGCAAGCACCCAAGTTTGCCCTACTTTGCTACAGTACTAGTATGTATTTGTACACCCCTCCCTATCCTTATATGTAGGCCTACTGCCTACCCACCATTGCTGAGAGCCTGAGACATACTCGATATATACTGCAATCCATTCTGCTGTATCAGTTTGCTCACTTCTTACTTATTTTAGTCTCCTACCAGACGTCTTCAATTTCAGCATACCTTTGGATTGATCAAGCGGCAGGAGAACGAAGATCAACATGTCGGCGGATGCCGCCGTGTCGGAGAGGAAGACGAAACCATTGCTGCCAGAGGGGTTGCTTCTCCCGGCGAGCATGGTGTTGGTGCAGGTATTCACCATGGGCGCCCTCCTCCTTTCCAAGCTCGCCTTCAACGTTGGCATGGCGCCTTTCGTCCTCCTCGCCTACCGCAACctcatcggcggcatcactgTCGCTCCCTTCGCCTTCTACTTCGAGaggtatgtatatatgtacgcTTTTTTATTGTTCTCCCTACCTCGTATATACCatcgagctagctagttaggtacttcctctgttcttctctTATTTATGGAGTATAAATAATCTGCGTGGTTCAACTTCAAGGATTCTTTTTATAAATGGTCTGATAATTGACTGATGGTAAGTTAGCAGGATCGAGTTGAATATACGTATGGCAACAAACCTAAGGTCGCTCTTTGAAATTGTGTGCAGTTTTATCAAACAAATTATCACAACCTTTTGTAGAACTGAACGtatatttttcttgaaaagTACTTTCACAATATGCATGTTTATGAGATTTCGTGCTCATTCTAATGTTTTTAATCAAATTGGCAAAACTCTTTCTTGACTTCttaaggccttgtttggtgttagtgtattttttagtcactacTGTTTTGGTATagtgtttttctaaaaaacacTAGTTTGAGAAGTGTCTTAGTTTGGTTaaaaaatggagtgttttgttGGGAAAATTAGGGATAATCCCCTCCAAACtcttcctaccaaacaaccatttgggGTTTGTactgtttttcaatttggagtggataATACCTAAAAAACACCCCAAAAACTTTAataccaaacaaggcctaagagagaaaagaaagacaaaagAAACTAGAGTAGTTAAGAAGAAAGTTCGGCAATCAACGTGGGTAAAAGAAGGCACCAGTTTTTGGCTAGATATATACTTGAATGAGGACATTTAATATTTTAACTGTatctgcaacaaaaaaaaagggtctGTTATATTTGAGTGACATTTAACTGTATCtgcaaccaaaaaaaagggCCCGTTAAGTTAGTTAAGTACGTGAAAAGCTAGTAGCATGCAATTTAGGTGTTCTCTCAGTTTAGTTAGGCATGTGCTAGACAAACATGAGAAAATATGTTCTCCATGCTCTATATGTCGGATCCGATGTGTCGGTCTTGTTGTTGATGTATAACCGTTAGCCAATTGGGAAAGAAAACATTGCAAGAGACTGACGTATCACGCATGGGCTTTCTTGTTGGTCTCCGATTTTAGGAAGTGGTATGCATTAGATAGAGCTTTCTTGTTGGTCTCCGGTCCAATCCCGCTCCATTCCAACTCGTGACGATTCACAGGTCGAATAATCATGTGAGGCTGGTATTACTTTTTTATGGTGATGCAAATCCTTTCCCGAAACAAAAACATAGATTTTTCTACAGCATATCTTCATCTACTTTTGAGATACAGGCTACAGCAACTCTAGCGATTCTTACACTTGGGGTTAAATCCCATGAGTCCTGCAGGGACATGATGAAAAAGGTGAACCTGAAGGTATGGGGTTGGATCTCCGTCAATGCTTTGTTCGGGTTAGTGTACTCAGGACTGCACCGCACTTAATTTGAACAACCTTGTATAAATCGTACTAGTTTCTAAAGTCTTGACTCCCTTTGGTGATTTGATTCAGGATTGTGCTGGCAATGGGACTGCAATACTATGGTCTGCGGGCCACCAACGCGGCCTACTCCGTCAATTTCCTGAATGTGATCCCCGTCGTCACCTTTATCATCGCCATCATACTTCGGTAATGTTACATACATTGTCGTGGCCTGTCTGTCTATTTCAAAACGGACGGAGTAGTACATATTTAGTTATTATTATAGGAAGAGAGGATGCACAAAGCCACAATATGAACCTAAAATTACAAGTCACGTATGTGTCTGAATGACCACTAGCTAGGCCATTCCATGTAATGTTGGGATTGGAACGGCCTGCAGCATTGATCTGACAGTCTGAAAATACCGGTCCTGCAAATGAACTTATTCAGAGTGGAGAAATTGAAGATAGAGACATGCCCTGGCAAGATGAAGGTCATCGGTACGGTTATCGTGGTGGGCGGGACGATGGTGATTAGCCTGTACAGAGGCAAGCTGCTTCATCTGTGGCCTACCCACCTGCTGAAACCGCAGCTgcaggcggccggcgcggcctCGGCCATACCTAACCACCACAACATGCTCATCGGCACAATGTTCCTATCCGGCAGTTGCCTCAGCTACGCCTTCTGGTTCATTATACAGGTAAGCTAGAATATGCAGCTAGGATCTTGGTTGGGTGGACTAGTGTCAAAGGAGTTGTGAACTGGTAATTCAGAAACTACAAAACCGAATTAATTAACTAAACGGCGCGCATCGCAGGCTCGAGTGTCAAAGGATTTCCCGTCAACGTACTTCTCGACAATGTTGGCTTGCGCGTCAGGGACAATCCAGGCGGTGGTGATCGGAATCATGATCGACAGGGATCCATCGTCATGGGCGCTCAGCTGGGACCTGCAGCTGCTCACCGTCGTCTACTCGGTAATTaacttttttcgaaaaggggaagtgatccccggcctctgcatcaattgatgcacacagccatacTCAGTAATTAACTGCAGTAGCGATTTGACGTAACGGATCCTGAGACATATTATCAGGCCTCTTCCATCGATATATTATTACAGCTTGCACAACAAACTAATGGACTAGCTCCCTG
This is a stretch of genomic DNA from Brachypodium distachyon strain Bd21 chromosome 1, Brachypodium_distachyon_v3.0, whole genome shotgun sequence. It encodes these proteins:
- the LOC100832820 gene encoding WAT1-related protein At1g09380 encodes the protein MSADAAVSERKTKPLLPEGLLLPASMVLVQVFTMGALLLSKLAFNVGMAPFVLLAYRNLIGGITVAPFAFYFERDMMKKVNLKVWGWISVNALFGIVLAMGLQYYGLRATNAAYSVNFLNVIPVVTFIIAIILRVEKLKIETCPGKMKVIGTVIVVGGTMVISLYRGKLLHLWPTHLLKPQLQAAGAASAIPNHHNMLIGTMFLSGSCLSYAFWFIIQARVSKDFPSTYFSTMLACASGTIQAVVIGIMIDRDPSSWALSWDLQLLTVVYSGVFNTGVTFCLISWAVARRGPTYPSMFNSLSLMITTVLDSVLLGTDVSVGSLLGGLLIILGLYAFLWGKGKEMQEQRKQISAAAANTERSKGSGAADGNGVDSVQVGKQEVRIRVEGS